In one window of Desulforhabdus amnigena DNA:
- the lon gene encoding endopeptidase La encodes MFKLTRNKDDQQNNAHTFALPLLPLRDIVVFPAMVVPLFVGRDKSVNALEKAMSMDKKIFLSAQTKAKMDDPQESDIHRVGTVANILQILRLPDGTVKVLVEGEFRSKIINFLPNNEYFHVHLEELEEPPQNPLEVEALRRNLRSAFESYSKHNKKITQEVLDAVAAVDEPSRLVDTIAAYMPLKLEVKQALLETLDVSLRMERLFGHIRAEIEIIQTEERIKGRVKKQMEKTQREYYLNEQMRAIQKEMGEKDDFKSELEDLEKRIKRKKLTKEAGTKVRAEFKKLKLMSPMSAEATVVRNYIDWILSLPWFEKTRDKIDIDEAARILNEDHYALEKPKERILEYLAVQALVKKIKGPILCFVGPPGVGKTSLARSIARSMNRNFIRLSLGGVRDEAEIRGHRRTYIGAMPGKIIQSLKKVKSNNPVFCLDEIDKMSADFRGDPSAALLEVLDPEQNFSFNDHYLDLDYDLSEIFFITTANTLHSIPAPLRDRMEIIQIEGYTELDKMNIAKQFLVQKQCKANGLNPENVEFPDEILLYIIRHYTKESGVRNLEREIASVCRKVAKEVVRSGKATRVELTEEIVQEYLGVPKFRYGRAEEKDEIGLAMGLAWTEFGGDILGIETIAVPGKGKITITGKLGEVMQESAQAALSYVRSRATRLGIAPDFYQNLDIHVHVPEGAIPKDGPSAGITMATSIVSALTRIPVRSDLAMTGEITLRGRVLPIGGLKEKILAAHRALLKTVLVPKENAKDLKEIPARILEEIHVELVEHTDDVLHKALALKEGEELFHEQESGQGPVIFDAKKTASDEIRAH; translated from the coding sequence AAATAATGCCCACACCTTTGCTCTCCCACTATTGCCTTTGAGAGACATCGTGGTTTTTCCAGCCATGGTGGTTCCTTTGTTTGTGGGACGTGACAAATCGGTAAATGCTTTAGAAAAAGCGATGAGTATGGACAAGAAGATCTTCCTGTCCGCTCAAACAAAAGCAAAAATGGATGATCCCCAGGAATCGGACATTCACCGGGTGGGCACGGTTGCCAACATCCTGCAAATTTTGCGACTTCCGGATGGAACGGTCAAGGTTCTGGTGGAAGGCGAGTTTCGTTCGAAAATCATCAATTTTCTTCCCAACAACGAATACTTTCACGTTCACCTGGAGGAGCTTGAAGAGCCCCCGCAGAATCCATTGGAAGTGGAGGCCTTACGGCGCAACCTGCGTTCAGCTTTTGAAAGCTATAGTAAGCACAATAAGAAAATCACTCAAGAAGTGTTGGATGCCGTAGCCGCAGTCGACGAACCTTCTCGCCTGGTCGATACCATCGCAGCCTACATGCCTTTGAAGCTGGAAGTCAAGCAGGCCCTTTTGGAAACCCTGGATGTTTCTTTGAGAATGGAAAGATTGTTCGGACACATTCGGGCCGAAATCGAAATCATCCAGACGGAAGAACGCATCAAGGGCCGGGTCAAAAAGCAAATGGAAAAGACCCAGCGCGAATATTATCTCAATGAGCAGATGCGCGCCATTCAGAAAGAAATGGGCGAGAAGGATGACTTCAAGTCCGAGTTGGAAGATCTTGAAAAACGCATCAAACGGAAAAAACTCACCAAGGAGGCGGGAACAAAGGTACGGGCGGAGTTCAAGAAACTCAAGCTCATGTCTCCCATGAGCGCCGAAGCAACCGTGGTGAGAAATTACATCGATTGGATCCTTTCTCTTCCCTGGTTTGAGAAGACCAGGGACAAGATCGACATCGATGAAGCGGCACGAATCCTCAATGAGGATCATTACGCTCTTGAAAAACCGAAAGAACGGATTTTAGAGTACCTGGCAGTCCAGGCGCTTGTAAAAAAAATCAAGGGCCCCATTCTCTGTTTCGTAGGCCCTCCCGGAGTCGGAAAGACATCCCTCGCCCGCTCCATCGCCCGGTCCATGAACCGAAACTTCATTCGGCTTTCCCTGGGCGGAGTGCGGGATGAGGCGGAAATTCGAGGTCACCGAAGAACCTACATCGGTGCGATGCCTGGAAAGATCATTCAAAGCCTCAAAAAGGTAAAAAGCAACAATCCGGTATTTTGTCTTGATGAAATCGATAAGATGAGTGCAGACTTTCGAGGAGACCCTTCAGCCGCACTCCTGGAAGTGTTGGATCCCGAGCAGAATTTTTCTTTCAATGATCATTATCTGGACCTGGACTACGATCTGTCGGAAATTTTCTTCATTACCACGGCCAACACATTGCATTCCATCCCCGCCCCTCTCAGGGATCGCATGGAAATCATACAGATCGAAGGCTACACCGAACTGGACAAAATGAATATTGCAAAGCAGTTTCTGGTTCAGAAGCAATGTAAAGCCAATGGTCTAAATCCGGAAAACGTGGAATTTCCCGATGAGATTCTGCTCTACATCATCCGCCACTATACAAAGGAATCGGGGGTGCGAAATCTGGAACGGGAGATTGCCTCCGTATGCCGTAAGGTAGCCAAGGAAGTCGTTCGCAGCGGAAAAGCGACTCGAGTGGAATTGACGGAAGAAATCGTTCAGGAATACCTTGGGGTGCCGAAATTCCGCTACGGGCGTGCGGAAGAAAAAGACGAGATCGGTCTGGCTATGGGATTGGCCTGGACGGAATTTGGCGGCGATATTTTGGGAATTGAAACCATTGCCGTGCCGGGTAAGGGCAAAATCACCATTACGGGTAAACTCGGTGAGGTCATGCAGGAGTCCGCGCAGGCGGCGCTCAGCTACGTGCGCTCCCGCGCCACGCGCCTGGGAATTGCGCCGGACTTTTACCAGAATCTGGACATCCATGTGCATGTTCCCGAAGGAGCAATTCCCAAGGACGGTCCATCGGCAGGCATCACAATGGCAACGTCCATCGTATCGGCCTTGACCCGCATCCCGGTAAGAAGTGATTTGGCCATGACCGGGGAAATCACTCTCAGGGGGAGAGTCCTCCCCATTGGAGGCCTTAAGGAGAAGATTCTGGCTGCACATCGAGCTCTTTTGAAGACGGTCCTCGTTCCCAAAGAAAATGCAAAGGACCTCAAAGAGATTCCCGCCAGGATTCTCGAGGAAATTCATGTCGAACTCGTGGAACACACAGACGACGTCTTGCATAAGGCCCTGGCATTGAAAGAGGGTGAAGAACTTTTTCATGAACAGGAATCAGGACAGGGTCCCGTTATTTTCGATGCCAAGAAAACGGCATCAGACGAAATTCGGGCACACTGA
- a CDS encoding Ig-like domain-containing protein gives MFHSKISRFFCYIDKILILPLAFLSFLCFFNNSAHAAQVSLAWDPNTESNLAGYKIYYGTSSRSYGDPICVINQTTCTIENLTEGQTYYFAATAYDTLGNESAYSEELVYTVPVSVFSNTPPTASIDTVTTTSDAPVTIDVLSNDRDADGDALSIKSVSVASHGTTKISGNSVIYTPAANYSGTDSFTYIVMDTHEATATGSVSINVVAVNQPPTAIDKNFNTDQDKPFSGTLSASDPDGDALTYKIVTGGSKGTVTLTNAQTGTFTYSPFEGATGMDQFTFKANDGSLDSNEAKATISITASSGKITIETGDVSIDNNWTYVSFRKVFSDPVVVAKPAGYNDTDPCVERIRNVGPSGFEIRIAEWDYQDGSHAKETVSYLAMEKGSYVLPDGTLCEAGRFNTGNTTSFGRFGFRQTFQMEPVIITSITTENGKNTVTGRMQSIKTTGFGFKLQEQESNTKSHALETVSYIAWEPSAGSLGALHFAVSRTDKVMNSDWNSVVYGQSFEGPPALLADMQTTNGGDTAGLRYSSKNCIQSELKVEEEQSKDSETWHTTETVGIMAFEENPSKQREVVFAVNSGGSEYVDATGITYQADRLFSNGGTYVSTASIGGTPDDPLYQSERYGDFAYAIPVTNGNYLITLKFAEIYWDTADQRSFDVQIEGAEAVTNLDLFSKVGKFTPYDMVFPVSVRDGTLDIRFRTDKDNAKISAILVQTN, from the coding sequence GTGTTTCATTCCAAAATTTCACGTTTTTTCTGCTATATTGATAAGATATTGATTTTGCCATTGGCATTCCTTTCCTTTCTTTGCTTCTTCAACAACTCGGCGCATGCCGCTCAAGTGAGTCTGGCATGGGATCCAAACACTGAAAGCAACCTGGCCGGCTACAAAATCTACTACGGCACTTCCAGCAGGAGCTATGGCGATCCGATATGCGTCATAAATCAAACAACCTGTACCATCGAGAACCTGACAGAAGGTCAAACTTACTATTTTGCGGCAACGGCATATGATACTTTGGGCAATGAAAGTGCTTACTCGGAGGAACTCGTTTACACGGTTCCCGTCTCTGTTTTTTCCAACACCCCGCCCACCGCATCAATCGATACTGTGACCACGACCTCAGATGCACCGGTTACCATCGATGTGCTTTCAAACGATAGAGATGCCGACGGAGATGCTTTGAGCATAAAATCGGTCAGTGTAGCTTCCCACGGAACCACCAAAATCAGTGGCAATAGCGTGATCTACACCCCTGCCGCAAACTACTCCGGCACTGATTCTTTCACCTATATCGTCATGGATACACATGAAGCTACAGCGACTGGTTCCGTAAGCATCAATGTAGTTGCCGTGAATCAACCTCCCACGGCGATTGATAAGAATTTCAATACAGATCAGGATAAACCTTTCAGCGGCACACTGAGCGCAAGTGATCCCGACGGAGATGCTCTGACTTACAAAATTGTGACCGGAGGCTCCAAGGGAACTGTGACCTTGACCAACGCTCAAACGGGAACCTTTACCTACAGCCCCTTTGAAGGCGCTACGGGTATGGACCAGTTTACCTTCAAAGCAAATGATGGAAGCCTGGATTCCAACGAAGCGAAGGCGACCATTTCCATCACGGCATCTTCTGGTAAAATAACAATAGAGACAGGAGACGTAAGTATTGACAACAACTGGACGTACGTATCCTTCAGGAAAGTCTTCTCTGATCCGGTGGTTGTCGCAAAACCCGCTGGCTACAACGACACAGATCCATGCGTAGAGAGAATCCGAAATGTGGGGCCATCCGGTTTTGAAATCCGAATCGCGGAATGGGATTATCAGGACGGGTCGCATGCAAAGGAAACGGTGAGTTATCTGGCAATGGAAAAGGGCAGCTACGTTCTTCCCGATGGTACACTTTGTGAAGCTGGAAGGTTTAATACAGGCAATACCACTTCATTTGGAAGGTTTGGTTTTCGTCAAACATTCCAGATGGAGCCGGTAATCATCACTTCGATTACGACCGAAAATGGAAAAAACACCGTAACGGGGAGAATGCAAAGTATAAAAACGACAGGCTTTGGCTTCAAACTGCAGGAGCAGGAATCGAACACCAAATCCCATGCTCTCGAGACTGTTTCCTATATAGCCTGGGAACCTTCGGCCGGGTCTCTGGGCGCTCTGCATTTTGCTGTAAGCCGCACCGATAAAGTTATGAATTCCGATTGGAACTCTGTGGTCTATGGACAAAGCTTTGAGGGACCACCCGCTCTGCTGGCGGACATGCAGACCACAAACGGCGGCGACACGGCTGGATTGCGTTACTCATCCAAAAATTGCATACAGTCGGAACTCAAAGTCGAAGAAGAGCAGTCCAAAGACTCAGAAACCTGGCATACCACGGAAACAGTGGGCATTATGGCTTTCGAGGAAAACCCATCCAAGCAAAGAGAGGTTGTCTTCGCCGTTAATTCCGGGGGCTCAGAGTATGTAGATGCAACAGGTATCACCTACCAAGCCGACAGGCTTTTCTCCAATGGAGGAACATACGTTTCCACCGCATCCATAGGAGGAACCCCCGATGATCCCCTCTACCAAAGCGAGCGCTACGGCGATTTCGCTTACGCAATCCCGGTTACCAATGGAAATTATCTCATAACGCTCAAGTTTGCAGAAATCTATTGGGATACTGCCGACCAACGCAGTTTCGATGTCCAAATCGAGGGCGCCGAAGCCGTTACAAACCTCGATTTGTTCTCTAAAGTGGGGAAATTCACACCCTACGATATGGTCTTCCCCGTAAGCGTTCGAGACGGGACTCTTGATATCCGTTTCAGAACCGATAAGGACAACGCAAAAATCAGTGCAATTCTTGTTCAGACAAATTAG
- the glgX gene encoding glycogen debranching protein GlgX, which produces MGPGKFSNAKKVSKGKKEDGGPRGFSHACHEYHKLTGAGKELPADFAVGIGKPLPFGASEVEGGINFAVFSRHAQKVWLELFDAPEDEKAFASIELDPKGHRTGDIWHVWIRGIGNGQIYAFRVDGPYQPEEGHRFNRHKLLLDPYAHALVGTRNWDFKLAIGAQLYAAELDIFCSTENNARHMAKCLLADTRFDWQGDRPLKHSWSDTILYETHVRGLTIHPSSAAKNPGTFLGIVEKIPYFKKLGITAIELMPVQEFNENELDRLNPITGERLRNFWGYNTVSFFAPKESYSSGRELGCQVTEFKTMVRELHRAGIEVILDIVLNHTAEGDERGPTLNFRGMENSIYYMLRSNRRLYRNYSGCGNSLNCNHPVVRGYILDCLRHWVIEMHVDGFRFDLATVLGRDLNGDILPNPPILERIAEDPLLRDVKLIAEAWDAGGAYQVGSFPGQRWSEWNGHYRDDVRRFWRGDPGMIGALASRICGSADLYQRTGKHPLNSINFITCHDGFTLNDLVSYKLKHNEANGEENLDGEDENFSDNYGVEGETTDPAIESLRIRQIKNMLATLFISRGVPMILGGDEFRRTQKGNNNAYCQDNEVSWFDWTLLSRNRQIFRFTREMIHFRKRHKVLAAEKFYTADDIVWFGPDGKVPEWEGDGRTLGCMVNPMKGEADESKQALCILFNAEETAKVFTLPSPPPGRFWHRFVDTSKSYPHDIRTVGKEKIMKEQGIYPLQARSMVILIAE; this is translated from the coding sequence ATGGGTCCTGGAAAATTTTCCAATGCCAAAAAAGTTTCAAAAGGTAAGAAAGAAGATGGTGGCCCAAGAGGGTTTTCTCATGCCTGCCATGAATATCATAAACTCACCGGTGCAGGGAAAGAATTGCCTGCGGACTTTGCCGTGGGCATTGGCAAACCGCTTCCGTTTGGAGCCTCGGAGGTGGAGGGGGGAATCAACTTCGCCGTTTTCAGCCGTCATGCCCAGAAAGTGTGGCTCGAGCTCTTTGACGCTCCCGAAGATGAAAAAGCGTTTGCTTCTATTGAGCTGGATCCGAAAGGGCATCGGACCGGAGACATCTGGCATGTGTGGATCAGAGGAATCGGCAACGGCCAGATTTACGCTTTCCGTGTCGATGGGCCGTATCAGCCGGAAGAAGGGCATCGCTTCAACCGGCACAAGTTGCTCCTGGACCCCTATGCCCACGCTCTGGTAGGGACACGGAACTGGGATTTCAAGCTTGCCATAGGGGCTCAACTCTATGCGGCTGAGCTGGATATCTTTTGTTCGACGGAAAACAATGCCAGGCATATGGCCAAGTGTCTTTTGGCGGACACCCGTTTTGACTGGCAGGGAGATCGTCCCCTGAAGCATTCCTGGTCCGATACTATCCTTTACGAAACCCATGTTCGAGGCCTTACCATACATCCCTCTTCGGCCGCCAAGAATCCCGGCACTTTCCTCGGCATAGTCGAAAAGATTCCCTATTTCAAGAAACTGGGCATTACCGCCATCGAACTGATGCCGGTTCAAGAATTCAACGAGAATGAACTGGATCGGCTGAACCCCATTACGGGAGAGCGGTTGCGCAATTTTTGGGGTTACAATACGGTCTCCTTTTTTGCTCCCAAGGAAAGTTATTCCAGCGGCAGAGAACTGGGATGCCAGGTCACGGAATTCAAGACGATGGTGAGGGAATTGCACCGGGCCGGCATAGAAGTCATTTTGGACATTGTGCTGAACCACACGGCAGAGGGGGATGAAAGGGGGCCCACTCTGAACTTTCGGGGAATGGAAAACAGCATCTACTACATGTTGAGAAGTAACCGTCGGCTCTACAGGAATTATTCAGGCTGTGGAAATTCTCTCAACTGTAACCATCCGGTTGTGAGAGGCTATATTTTGGATTGCCTGCGGCATTGGGTCATAGAGATGCATGTGGATGGCTTCCGCTTCGACCTGGCCACGGTACTGGGCCGGGACCTCAATGGGGACATATTGCCCAACCCGCCGATTCTCGAGAGGATCGCCGAAGATCCTCTTCTTCGGGATGTGAAGCTCATTGCCGAAGCATGGGATGCCGGAGGGGCTTATCAGGTAGGCTCTTTCCCCGGGCAGCGTTGGTCTGAATGGAACGGACATTATCGGGACGATGTGCGCAGGTTCTGGCGAGGTGATCCCGGAATGATCGGCGCACTGGCTAGTCGCATATGCGGCAGTGCCGATTTGTATCAGCGTACCGGAAAGCATCCCTTGAACAGCATCAATTTTATCACCTGCCACGACGGGTTTACTCTGAACGATTTGGTGAGTTACAAGCTGAAGCACAACGAGGCAAATGGTGAAGAGAACCTGGATGGGGAGGACGAGAATTTCAGTGACAATTACGGCGTCGAAGGCGAAACGACCGATCCTGCCATTGAAAGTCTTCGCATCCGCCAGATCAAGAATATGCTGGCAACGCTTTTCATTTCCCGCGGAGTCCCCATGATTTTGGGAGGAGACGAATTTCGAAGGACTCAGAAAGGAAACAACAATGCTTATTGCCAGGACAACGAGGTCTCCTGGTTTGACTGGACTCTGTTGTCGCGAAATCGTCAAATTTTCAGGTTTACACGGGAGATGATTCATTTTCGTAAAAGGCACAAGGTGCTGGCCGCAGAAAAATTTTACACGGCTGACGATATCGTTTGGTTTGGTCCGGATGGAAAAGTGCCCGAGTGGGAAGGCGATGGGCGTACTTTAGGGTGTATGGTCAACCCCATGAAAGGTGAAGCGGACGAATCGAAGCAGGCCTTGTGTATCCTCTTCAACGCTGAAGAAACGGCGAAAGTTTTCACGTTGCCGTCTCCGCCTCCCGGCCGTTTTTGGCATCGCTTTGTCGACACCTCCAAATCCTATCCCCACGACATACGAACAGTGGGAAAGGAAAAAATAATGAAAGAGCAGGGTATCTATCCTTTGCAGGCCCGGTCGATGGTCATTTTGATCGCAGAATGA
- a CDS encoding cation diffusion facilitator family transporter: protein MNETRDSLANPYLKQRIIAITLSFVVGILLMVAKFYVYWLTQSSAILSDALESIINVVASAFALGSILFAARPPDPTHPYGHGKIEFFSAGFEGALIVFAAFGIVRAAWPQILHPHPLPHLEDGLWILLVASAVNFILGFGLIRTGKHTHSLALQADGKHVLTDVYTSAGVLVGLVLVHQTGWYWLDGAIACMVAINILIIGTRLMHESFKGLMHTSDPVLLEEISNLIAKHRRDIWIDIHHLRAWRAGDRIYMDFHLILPRDLTLERAHHEVEDLQAILRDYFKGRAEALIHIEPCIALECPICGYDPCNLRKHPVSHQTLWNREAVTVPLEDAQRPNDVASRVQMGSSQEKKEDTEAENS, encoded by the coding sequence ATGAATGAAACCAGAGATAGCCTTGCAAACCCTTACCTGAAACAACGGATCATTGCCATCACCCTTTCCTTTGTGGTGGGAATATTGTTGATGGTTGCCAAGTTCTATGTCTACTGGCTGACTCAGTCTTCGGCAATTCTTTCGGACGCGCTGGAATCCATTATCAATGTTGTGGCAAGCGCTTTCGCGTTGGGAAGCATCCTCTTTGCTGCAAGGCCACCGGATCCAACCCACCCCTATGGACATGGAAAGATAGAGTTCTTTTCCGCAGGTTTTGAAGGAGCTCTTATTGTCTTTGCTGCATTCGGCATTGTGCGGGCCGCGTGGCCCCAGATTTTGCATCCCCATCCTCTGCCCCACCTTGAGGATGGGCTCTGGATTCTGCTCGTCGCCAGTGCAGTCAATTTCATCTTGGGCTTTGGCCTGATCCGCACGGGCAAACACACGCATTCCCTCGCTCTGCAGGCAGACGGAAAGCATGTCTTGACGGACGTATACACTTCGGCAGGGGTTCTGGTAGGGCTTGTGCTGGTGCATCAGACGGGGTGGTACTGGCTGGACGGCGCCATAGCCTGTATGGTTGCCATCAATATCCTCATCATAGGGACCAGACTGATGCATGAATCCTTCAAAGGACTCATGCACACCTCCGACCCAGTATTGCTGGAGGAGATCTCAAACCTTATTGCAAAACACCGGAGAGACATATGGATCGACATACATCACCTCCGGGCATGGCGGGCAGGAGACCGGATCTACATGGATTTCCACCTGATCCTTCCACGGGATCTCACGCTGGAAAGGGCCCACCATGAGGTTGAAGATCTGCAGGCCATTTTACGGGACTATTTCAAGGGCAGGGCCGAGGCGCTCATTCATATCGAACCCTGCATTGCCCTTGAATGCCCCATCTGCGGATACGACCCCTGCAATTTAAGAAAACACCCGGTAAGCCATCAGACGTTGTGGAACAGGGAGGCGGTTACCGTTCCCCTTGAAGACGCACAGCGCCCTAACGATGTGGCAAGCAGAGTTCAGATGGGGAGCTCACAAGAAAAGAAAGAGGACACTGAAGCAGAGAATTCTTGA
- a CDS encoding thioesterase family protein, which yields MTSQANLEPGMKGTSSGMVDAHNTAIAMGSGEVEVFATPAVVALMEAAAVQCLKGRLAAGETSVGVRMELSHIAATPVGMQVRAEASLEKIDGRRLFFRVTAYDEVEKIGEGEHERFIVQKDRFFSRVLGKKETSK from the coding sequence ATGACTAGCCAGGCAAATCTGGAGCCGGGGATGAAGGGAACGTCATCAGGAATGGTGGATGCACACAATACAGCCATTGCCATGGGGAGCGGAGAGGTAGAGGTTTTCGCGACTCCGGCCGTTGTAGCTCTCATGGAGGCGGCCGCCGTACAATGCCTCAAGGGCCGTCTGGCCGCTGGAGAGACTTCGGTGGGGGTTCGAATGGAACTGTCTCATATTGCCGCCACTCCTGTGGGAATGCAGGTGCGGGCGGAAGCCTCACTGGAAAAAATAGACGGACGTCGATTGTTTTTCCGAGTGACCGCTTATGATGAAGTAGAAAAAATCGGCGAAGGAGAGCATGAGAGGTTCATTGTCCAGAAAGACCGTTTTTTCTCCAGGGTCCTCGGGAAAAAAGAAACCTCCAAATAG